AGGGGGTTGGGCTGCTGCAGGTCCAAAGTTGTTGCCAGGGCCTGACTTTTGTGGGGTTGGAGGGTTTTTTTCTCCCATACTTCTAGAGGGATATGGAACTAGGGATATGAGCCTTCCTGGTAGATGGACCCCCCCTTTCCTGAAGGAGCTTTATTGAGCAGCTTCCTCTGACCAAGGCTAACCTCTTTGGGAACAGGGTTGGGGCACTGCTATTCCAGGCTTTTCCCCACGACCCTCTGCTGGAGATGTCCTGTCTCTCATGCCTGGGACAGTTCATCCCAGCCATCCTGCAGACTGGACAAAAGCCCTGTAGCTCTTCAGTAACGACTAATGACTACCCGTGGGGTTCCATTTCCTATTGTGTGAGGCCTTCTCTCCTGCACCATCCTGGATCATGTCAACAGCTTGGTCTCTGATGTGGCTTTTGGGCAGTTTCCCTGGTACAGAGACCCTTGAAGATCGGCCTGTTGTAAGTGCCTGGAGTGAGGAGAGAGGCACAAGCTGAGAATTTTGTATCAGCTCATGTTGGGGAGGGTGCAATAAGCACCATTCGCTGTTCAGTAGTTTGGGCATTTGTGATAATCAGATTAATAATGATCCAGAGTGTtggggaaatggggaggggaaaTCCTGAAGTGGCTGAATCTTACGTAATTGAAGAGACGGATGAAGGATTGATTATCTTCTGAAACATccagagaggaaaaataaagctGCCAGTCCCACTCTTCAGCCCCATTGGCTGTTTAAAACACCCTTACTTCATGGCGGGTGTCAGAATTGATGAATCATGGAACCTGCACCCCCGCACTCCCCAAAGCTTATTAACTCCTTAACTGTATCCcggatgtgtgtgcctgtgtgtgtgagtgtacgtgcgcgtgtgtgcataaATACACGCATGGAAGGTGCCTGGGCTGTCTTTGCTATTGTAAATAGGGCCATTGGATCtttatttttgattaatttgTTCTGATTTTTGGGAGGGTGTTGTTTTCTAAGGAACTGTAATGAACATGTCAGGATACCCAATGCcaaataaagatgtatttatttagcgCATGTGTAGCTCTCTGACCCGGGGCCTGCTCTCTCACATAAGCACCGATATTAACCCCAGGATCCCTAGTTTACTACTACCACCTTCGCTTGCTTGGGGAACCCTCTTGCCAGCCCACCCcagctttctgtgtttctctttccttcccgtGTTCACCACAGGTTGCTCACCAAGGTGAAGGGCTCGTAGCTGCTGGAATTGAAGATGCTGGCCTGCCTTCGTTCTCCCTTCTTGCCCTGGCCCAGCTGGGACTAAACTCTTATCAGTATTAGGGGTAGGGTGAGGTAGACATGGGAACTCCCTGTCCCCACCAACCCTGCCCCACATAGGGCTGACATGACTAACCTGTTAATGGGCCCACCTCAACTCCCGCTACTTTGCAGTATTTCTTAGGTGAGTTTCtgcaaataaaatgtgttttgcatCTTGTCAGCTTGGGTTGGGAAggctggaaaggaaggaagcactcAAGCCTCCTCAGTATGATCCACAACAAAGGTTTTATTACAAACAATTAGGGGGGCCGGGAGTGTAGCTCATTTGTGGGATACTTATTCAGCATGTGCGAAGCTCTGGGCCCTACATCCAGAGCCacaaggaagaaagcaggaaggcAAACTGCCAAAGCTACAGCAAACAAAGGGTCAGTCCTGCTGTTTGGTTCGGGAGGCCTCAGCGTTGGCGCGGAGCACAGCCCCTGGGGAAGGGTATGGGCGCTGCTGGAAGAGGGGCCCAGCTGCTGTCGTGTCGGCACCTGTCTTGGCCTCATTCCTCTTGGGTAGTCCTGTTGACCATGTGCCCCTGGGGACAACAGAGAATTAGAGGACAGGAAAAGGGTGTAGTGGACATTTTCCCAACTGCGCATGATTAAAGAATGGGATAAATACAGGAGGAAGGTGCTGTTCACAGGTATAGTGACAAGCATGAAAAGCCAGGATTGGCAGGGGGTTTCACTTACCGGGGTGCATCTGAGTACGAGCTGGGATCCATGGGGTCTAATTCTTCATCTTTCCGGCTCGCCGCTATAGAAATAAGTGGTTAAATTCTTCAATTAAGGTCCAACGAGCCCCAGATCACTGAGCCCCTTCTCCCAAGGAAGAAGTGCCAGGGGCTACCATGGCCCACAGCACCGTTCTCCAGGAGGCGGGGTCTAGATATGCGTTCCTTACATTCCTGTGCCCTGGTACCTCACTTGACTCATCCAAGTCCCAACCTGATCTGCttacccttcttttttttttttttttttgatttttcgagacagggtttctccgtagcttttggttcctgtcctggaactagctcttgtagaccaggctggcctcaaactcacagagatccgcctgtctctgcctcccgagtgctgggattaaaggcgtgcgccaccaccgcccggccctgctTACCCTTCTTGCTCTTGGGGTAAGGAGCTAGCTCCTCTCTGCGATGGTGGCGCCGGTCTTTGCCATCTTCCCGGTCTGCCTTGTCATACCCCCGGTCCCGATCTCGTTCCCTGTCccgatctctctctctgtccactTTGTCATAGCTCCGCTCTCGATCAGACTTCTCATGGTTTCGGTCTGCCTTCTCATGGCTCCTGTCTGGCTTCTCGTGACTTCGGTCTGACTTCTCATGATTTCTGTCCAACTTCTCATGATTCCGGTCCAACTTGTCCTCAGCCTCTGCGGTAACACAGAAGTCAGAAGCCCTCTCTTCTACATATGGTCTCCTCAGCCCCTCTCTGAGACTGTAAGAATCACTGAGATACCCATGCATTTGCCAACTCACCAGCATTATTGGTCCTCAGTTTCTTGGCAGATTTGGAAACGACAAAGTTGGGGTCATGTGGTGAGAGCCATGACACGAGGTCTGTCTCGACATTCCAGTAATAGGggagtccactgtgggcagtgagAGGGAAGGGAACGTCAGCACAGATGTCCCCTATGTCAACTGTTTCCCTGACCTCTGCTTAGATCTTCTCCATGGCTCCATAGCAGATACCTTCCTCATTAACACAGGAAGGGAAAAGCCAGCCATCCCTCCTGCCTTATGTTGGTAGGCTCACCAAGAAGGGTCAAACACCTTGTACCAGTTCGGTGGCAGACCCTCTAACCGGGTGGCCTCATAGTCGACAGGATCATCATCATAGTCCTCAGCAATAATCTCTTCCTCTGGCTCTGCAAGAacagggagacagaaaagcagtTTAAGAACcccagggagggctggagagatggctcagaggttaaaagcattggctgatcttcaggaggtcctgagttcaattcccagcagccacatggtggttcacaaccatctgtaatgaggtcttgtgccctcttctggcctgcaggcatacaaggaggctgaacactgtgtaaacaataaatcaataaatcaaaaaaaaaaagaaccccggGGATTCTCTTCCTATACTCAGGGCCTGGGGCCATAACCACTCACATCTACACCACTGTACATAGAAGACAGAGCTATGCATTGACATTTGATAGAGAATCTTCAAAAACCTACCAGTTCCTGAGTTCAGATACCATGTGGCCCTGTATCATCCAAACCTATTCAAATGAATGGGTTTAAATAGCAGGggggagagaaaccctgtctcgaaaaaccaaaaaaataaatagcaggGGTGTTGCCTAAAAACAATGGGTCACCTATTCACCTTCTGAACTGTGATAGGTTTCTGAGTCATGTACAGCAAGGAATTAATTCAAACATTGCTCTGAATCTACTCCCAAGGGCTAACATATAGTAAGCCTGCAGCAAGATACCTGGTGATAGAATAAAAATGGTGTTTATTATCAGCTCAATGCCTGGCTATCAGTAGGCCCATAACAGATTTCAGCTGTGGGTATAACCAACAATAAAATGCATATGCCATGCCAAATTGGTGGTggaatacacacctttaatcccagcacttgggcggcagaggcaggaggatctctgtgagttccaggacagccaacactacacagagaaaccctgtctcaaaactccaaaaaccaaacccatCCCAGCCCAGTGACATCAAAAGAAATGTCACATATGATCATCCATATTGCTATTGCTAATAAAAGATAAACTATCGAGCACCCGGCCTGCTGCGTGTACTTTTGCAAGGCCACCTGCTCCTTCCCATGCGGAGCTGGCTGAAGAGTCACTATGAGCAAGGCCCACCCTCCCGAACTGAAGAAATTTATGAACAAGAAGTTATCATTGAAATTAAATGGTGGAAGACATGTACAAGGAATTCTTCAGGGCTTGGATCCCTTTATGAATCTTGTGACTGATGAGTGGAGATGGCCACTAGGGCAACAGAATAACACCGGCATGGTGCTCATACAAGGAAACAGAAGCCTTGGAAATAGTCTAAACAATGGCTGCTCAGCAGAGGAGTTCACATCCTTCCCGAAAGGACTGTTTGACTAGGGTGTAGAATTGGGTCATGTACATTttcataacaaaacaaacttctgtGATACTCAGAGTGCAAATAGATATATGCTTTCAGCAATGGGCTCAGTACTCAAGAGACTTAAACAAAAATGATATGGggtaggctccaaaaccacagagaaaccctatctcgaaaaaccaaaaaaaaaaaaaaaaaatgatatgggGTTTGCCTAAAACCCTGGATTCAGACCCTAgcttcaccaaaaaaaaaaaaaaattagcactcTTAGGTACAAAGTCTGTGGCTGGCCCAAAGTAGTCCTGTAATAGATGTCAGTTATCCATACAGTATTATGATGCACTTTCCAGTGCCTAACACACCATATGGGTCAAAACTCACgccagattttattattattggcaATAATGTGTAATTAGCAGCTAGTAATACAGTAAACCTGTAGCACaggtaataaaaacccagagacagaaattggggttcaacctgaaggtcagaaaagcaaagcagccagtcactggctcttacctctgctaatgagactgagagctgtctcctcccgttttataatcctctctagttctgggattaaaggcgtgcaccaccactgctagtgtagctactgggatttttttttttttttttttttggtttttcgagacagggtttctctgtggttttggagcctgtcctggaactagctcttgtagaccgggctggtctcgaactcagagatccgtccgcctctgcctcccgagtgctgggattaaaggcgtgcgccaccaccgcccggcgctactgggattaaaggtgtgtgctattgCTGCGTGGTCTGTGAGGCTGGCCAGtgtagctgttttacttttctgatcctcgggcaagttttatttattaaaatacaaatgaaatgccacttcaTAAACCTAATTGATAAATGATCATTTTAGACTATTAATATATGTACCAGGCACTTAGGTGGCCCCAAATAAATGTTAATAGGTTATGCCTATCATCACAGTACATCTGCTGGGTTAAAAGCACAAAGCATTAACACCTTGTCACTATATTTGAAACAGAGACTGCAGAATATATCACTGTTATTAAATAAATACTGGCCCAgtgtggtggtggacacctttaatcccagcattagaaaagcagagacagacagatctttgtgaattcaaagccagcctgatctacatgagttcca
The sequence above is a segment of the Chionomys nivalis chromosome X, mChiNiv1.1, whole genome shotgun sequence genome. Coding sequences within it:
- the Pqbp1 gene encoding polyglutamine-binding protein 1 encodes the protein MPLPVALQTRLAKRGILKHLEPEPEEEIIAEDYDDDPVDYEATRLEGLPPNWYKVFDPSCGLPYYWNVETDLVSWLSPHDPNFVVSKSAKKLRTNNAEAEDKLDRNHEKLDRNHEKSDRSHEKPDRSHEKADRNHEKSDRERSYDKVDRERDRDRERDRDRGYDKADREDGKDRRHHRREELAPYPKSKKAASRKDEELDPMDPSSYSDAPRGTWSTGLPKRNEAKTGADTTAAGPLFQQRPYPSPGAVLRANAEASRTKQQD